A DNA window from Gorilla gorilla gorilla isolate KB3781 chromosome 19, NHGRI_mGorGor1-v2.1_pri, whole genome shotgun sequence contains the following coding sequences:
- the LOC115931250 gene encoding large ribosomal subunit protein uL14m-like: protein MAFFTGLWGPFTCVSRALSHRCFSTTGSLSAIQKMTRVRVVDNSALGNSPYHRAPRCIHVYKKNGVGKVGDQILLAIKGQKKKALIVGHCMPGPRMTPRFDSNNVVLIEDNGNPVGTRIKTPIPTSLRKREGEYSTVLAIAQNFV, encoded by the coding sequence ATGGCTTTCTTTACTGGGCTCTGGGGCCCCTTCACCTGTGTAAGCAGAGCGCTGAGCCATCGCTGTTTCAGCACCACTGGGAGTCTGAGTGCGATTCAGAAGATGACGCGGGTACGAGTGGTGGACAACAGTGCCCTGGGGAACAGCCCATACCATCGGGCTCCTCGCTGCATCCATGTCTATAAGAAGAATGGAGTGGGCAAGGTGGGCGACCAGATACTACTGGCCATCAAGGGACAGAAGAAAAAGGCGCTCATTGTGGGGCACTGCATGCCTGGCCCCCGAATGACCCCCAGATTCGACTCCAACAACGTGGTCCTCATTGAGGACAACGGGAACCCTGTGGGGACCCGAATTAAGACACCCATCCCCACCAGCCTGCGCAAGCGGGAAGGCGAGTATTCCACGGTGCTGGCCATTGCTCAGAACTTTGTGTGA